The following proteins come from a genomic window of Athalia rosae chromosome 1, iyAthRosa1.1, whole genome shotgun sequence:
- the LOC105683436 gene encoding calponin homology domain-containing protein DDB_G0272472-like isoform X2 translates to METEELTRLVDGIYKNILDKFNPGARQLINAGKTYLKALHGAAAASRAYVDALSRLARQAQLGTWGGSQDVGSALMRIVEVYKEIQEQEMNILKAFYVDLLVPLETNLEKDTKVVQSEQKRFLQQHKTRSETYSKAAATIKKQRKKSRGASKSGLAMDKELKNMQILEEEKSKLDAFCEQSLKNAMTQERRRYGFVLERQCSLAKHYASFHEVALAALHPSVDEWREVAGTREYLPQSVEDMFASRLRQVSFWPEDEENGGSELTLSSQLRKTRSMDSSCLELRLGPPPGNPPTNHGGPLHHIALSRARSEANLHASSLSLGPAPETPPRPRSMAPASRNSGIGGGISNVGGWGDAPLARALFAYLSSGENQLSFLEGDLIALMGDRQKGWQFGENLRTQSSGWFPLAYTEIIIDDTLGSPSRASNNGRTPEPRVVPPCKPPPSRPPVTPSNVDDTTASNSSHTPTNMSNSNSSQNIITTPTSRQAKSIRPSGTLPSALAGGRRVQPPIPPVPPPQAITSLHSSNDSGFSNEPPVQPDIDYSDDEAMRQRRKPRAERIAEADRVVQLQSSSSRGDNDNSMVKDWQQNNDSWKTIPKDEKSWQLYKSAMDLWADVNQGTPSNDGQNSSSRYQPTANGRHFERRDELENRRNTGLKDNGNHHQDYNANPRVYARNSVERTSNKVSDKYERNGGIGNRDYSSDYENQKRPMDRSSQERPNPNQRNKFNDEQITGNTAPRYIQRRTAASSSTAAVDDDYSHEKSPVLQKYGANEYTPKYENKAQKYYEDDTDGNDQSLNNSSHRGYKQVSGDDNRREEMILYSEEDKLETDSDEESSTLTIPESGRKVEHIAQKLEQTAQKYARGLSPSKFVDSGDRNVHMHHNESYVMNKEDGKISVDKDNDRGYNVDKFTSDKERNVGGTLQRYDKEKDKLDKERERNLEKQHQHNQERENDQRYFERHSSYERRDKIRSSYNNNNDNRNERNFDKNSEINRNITKVDRTASSRRYIDRPRPPFEDAPERPSDIPYRERRYSEKEDIYGETTATTMRLGRDSSYTDKERGYESNFETKLERTKIVEKHGYQKIDPRAQSPLKFDKNGQKINDQNDPNNNTLKNDKKQRQSNTLASNFIQSGRAGGMGGFDSDANSVGMMKGPKLVKRTKSFWRFRRDSDVLEGMALWQHRSLVDIPKMLKKEEKNEISANLRDRGVETDRERMTEERSRKSTPEVASTTRNSTDKDQLKSREISDREIRERERERERERERERERERIEEPKPAERIHKPEKSEIYQDDFPTPAERPKVTERSEYRMHNDERSYFVGNISRKAILENERKRSLEAKQNMVVAELKESNVVKKSERRKKTYGDDDDGLIQNFSETEASDEESTYSCIVVKDQAVAEKTLLPRTKLRKDGDRDKEKEREREREREKERERERNTCGPWYDLWGVDPSVKSKKQ, encoded by the exons TTGAAAGCCTTTTACGTCGATCTGTTAGTACCCCTGGAAacgaatttggaaaaagacACCAAAGTTGTACAG AGTGAACAGAAGAGATTCCTCCAGCAACACAAAACCCGTTCGGAAACGTACAGCAAAGCTGCAGctacgataaaaaaacaacgtaaAAAATCACGCGGGGCAAGTAAAAGCGGACTGGCGATGGACAAGGAATTAAAAAACATGCAAATActtgaagaggaaaaatcaaaactcgACGCTTTCTGCGAACAGAGTTTGAAGAAT GCGATGACCCAAGAGCGACGTAGATACGGATTTGTATTAGAACGGCAATGTTCGCTGGCAAAACATTATGCAAGTTTCCACGAGGTCGCTTTGGCGGCTCTTCATCCATCGGTAGATGAGTGGCGCGAAGTCGCGGGAACGCGTGAATATCTTCCTCAATCCGTCGAGGACATGTTCGCGTCGAGACTGAGA CAAGTGTCATTTTGGcccgaagacgaagaaaacggTGGCTCCGAGCTAACGCTCAGTTCTCAGCTTCGCAAAACTCGTAGCATGGACAGTTCGTGTTTAGAATTACGTTTGGGTCCACCGCCAGGAAATCCCCCGACGAACCATGGCGGCCCGCTGCATCACATCGCCTTGTCACGCGCCCGTTCCGAAGCTAATTTACACGCTTCAAGTCTTTCCCTTGGTCCAG CTCCGGAAACACCACCGCGGCCGAGATCAATGGCACCGGCATCCCGAAACAGCGGAATCGGAGGAGGAATAAGTAACGTCGGAGGTTGGGGAGATGCACCTCTGGCACGTGCATTATTCGCCTATCTCAGCTCAGGAGAGAATCAGCTGAGTTTCTTGGAAGGGGATTTGATAGCGTTAATGG GTGACAGACAAAAAGGTTGGCAATTCGGCGAAAACTTACGCACTCAAAGTTCAGGTTGGTTCCCGTTGGCCTACACCGAGATCATAATCGACGACACGCTCGG ATCGCCGTCCCGAGCATCTAACAACGGACGTACACCGGAACCGAGGGTTGTACCGCCGTGCAAACCACCCCCTTCGCGACCGCCCGTAACACCGAGCAACGTCGACGACACTACGGCGAGCAATAGCAGCCACACACCGACGAACATGTCGAACAGCAACAGTTCGCAAAACATAATAACAACACCGACGTCTCGTCAAGCGAAATCC ATCCGTCCTTCCGGTACATTGCCGTCAGCTTTAGCCGGAGGTCGTAGAGTTCAACCACCGATACCACCTGTACCACCGCCCCAAGCAATTACTTCATTGCACAGCAGTAACGACAGCGGTTTTTCGAACGAACCACCCGTACAACCGGACATCGACTACAGCGACGACGAGGCGAtgag ACAACGTCGGAAACCCAGAGCCGAAAGAATAGCGGAAGCGGATAGGGTAGTTCAGCttcaatcgtcgtcgtcaagaGGAGATAACGATAATTCAATGGTCAAAGATTGGCAACAGAACAATGATTCTTGGAAGACAATAccgaaggatgaaaaaagttgGCAATTGTATAAGAGCGCAATGGATTTATGGGCAGATGTGAATCAAGGAACACCATCCAACGATGGTCAAAATTCATCGTCAAGATATCAACCAACGGCCAATGGACGCCATTTCGAGCGACGTGACGAATTGGAAAATCGTAGGAATACCGGATTGAAAGATAACGGGAATCATCATCAAGATTACAACGCAAATCCTCGCGTCTATGCTCGTAATTCAGTCGAAAGGACGTCTAACAAAGTGTCGGATAAATATGAGAGAAACGGTGGTATCGGTAATCGTGATTATTCCAGCGattatgaaaatcaaaaaagaccTATGGATCGTTCGTCCCAAGAACGTCCTAATCCGAATCAGCGAAACAAATTCAACGATGAACAAATAACAGGGAATACCGCACCTAGATATATCCAAAGGCGTACTGCGGCAAGTTCATCTACGGCGGCAGTCGACGATGATTACAGTCATGAAAAATCGCCAGTTTTACAGAAATATGGTGCGAACGAATACACTCCAAAGTATGAGAACAAAGCGCAAAAATATTACGAAGACGATACAGATGGTAACGATCaaagtttgaataattcaagtCACCGCGGTTACAAGCAAGTATCTGGCGATGATAATCGCAGggaagaaatgattttatacAGCGAGGAAGATAAATTGGAGACGGATTCCGACGAGGAAAGTAGTACGTTAACGATACCAGAATCTGGTAGAAAAGTTGAACACATTGCACAAAAATTGGAGCAAACGGCGCAGAAATATGCGAGGGGCTTGAGTCCGTCGAAATTCGTCGATAGCGGAGATAGAAATGTTCACATGCACCACAACGAATCCTACGTCATGAATAAAGAGGACGGTAAAATTTCGGTTGATAAGGATAACGACAGGGGATATAACGTTGACAAGTTTACATCAGATAAGGAGAGAAACGTTGGAGGTACGTTGCAAAGATATGATAAGGAAAAGGATAAACtggataaagagagagaaagaaatcttGAAAAACAGCATCAACATAATCAGGAACGAGAAAATGATCAGAGATATTTCGAGAGGCATTCGAGCTACGAAAGAAGAGATAAGATAAGGAGTAgctataataacaacaacgataatagaaatgagagaaattttgataaaaattccgaaatcaaTAGAAATATTACGAAAGTTGATAGAACAGCGTCGAGTCGTCGGTACATCGATAGACCACGTCCACCATTTGAAGACGCGCCAGAAAGACCTAGCGACATTCCGTACAGAGAGAGAAGATATTCCGAAAAAGAAGATATATACGGTGAAACAACGGCAACAACAATGAGATTGGGAAGGGATTCGTCTTACACGGACAAGGAACGTGGTTAcgaatcaaattttgaaactaAATTAGAACGCACGAAAATAGTCGAAAAACACGGTTATCAAAAAATCGATCCTAGGGCTCAAAGTCCActgaaattcgataaaaatggtcaaaaaataaacgatcaaAATGATCCGAACAACAATACGTtgaaaaacgacaaaaaacaACGTCAAAGTAATACTCTGGCTAGTAATTTTATCCAAAGTGGTAGAGCAGGTGGAATGGGTGGTTTCGATTCTGACGCAAACAGTGTGGGAATGATGAAAGGACCAAAACTAGTGAAGCGCACAAAATCTTTCTGGCGTTTCAGACGTGATTCCGATGTACTCGAAGGTATGGCGTTATGGCAGCACAGATCTCTCGTCGATATTCcgaagatgttgaaaaaagaagaaaaaaacgaaatatcgGCAAACCTAAGAGATCGTGGAGTTGAAACGGACAGAGAAAGAATGACGGAAGAAAGATCCCGGAAATCGACACCGGAAGTTGCATCAACCACTAGAAATAGTACAGACAAGGATCAACTAAAATCACGCGAAATTTCCGACAGGGAGATACGcgaaagagagcgagagagagaaagggagagagaaagagaaagagaaagagaaagaattgaGGAGCCAAAACCAGCGGAGAGAATTCACAAACcggaaaaatctgaaatatatCAAGACGATTTTCCAACGCCAGCTGAGAGGCCAAAAGTAACGGAAAGATCGGAATATCGAATGCACAACGACGAACGCTCGTATTTCGTGGGTAACATATCGCGGAAAGCGATATTAGAAAATGAACGTAAGCGTAGTCTTGAGGCAAAACAAAATATGGTTGTAGCAGAACTGAAAGAATCAAACGTTGttaaaaaaagtgaacgaagaaagaaaacttacggtgatgacgatgacggcCTCATACAAAACTTTTCCGAAACCGAAGCATCCGATGAAGAATCCACGTACAGTTGCATTGTCGTCAAAGATCAAGCTGTTGCTGAAAAAACTCTGCTACCAAGAACTAAATTACGCAAAGACGGTGACagggataaagaaaaagaaagggaacgagaacgagagagagaaaaagaaagagaaagggaacGAAATACATGCGGTCCATGGTACGATCTCTGGGGTGTTGATCCATCggtaaaatcgaagaaacaGTGA
- the LOC105683436 gene encoding calponin homology domain-containing protein DDB_G0272472-like isoform X1, translating to METEELTRLVDGIYKNILDKFNPGARQLINAGKTYLKALHGAAAASRAYVDALSRLARQAQLGTWGGSQDVGSALMRIVEVYKEIQEQEMNILKAFYVDLLVPLETNLEKDTKVVQSEQKRFLQQHKTRSETYSKAAATIKKQRKKSRGASKSGLAMDKELKNMQILEEEKSKLDAFCEQSLKNAMTQERRRYGFVLERQCSLAKHYASFHEVALAALHPSVDEWREVAGTREYLPQSVEDMFASRLRQVSFWPEDEENGGSELTLSSQLRKTRSMDSSCLELRLGPPPGNPPTNHGGPLHHIALSRARSEANLHASSLSLGPEAPETPPRPRSMAPASRNSGIGGGISNVGGWGDAPLARALFAYLSSGENQLSFLEGDLIALMGDRQKGWQFGENLRTQSSGWFPLAYTEIIIDDTLGSPSRASNNGRTPEPRVVPPCKPPPSRPPVTPSNVDDTTASNSSHTPTNMSNSNSSQNIITTPTSRQAKSIRPSGTLPSALAGGRRVQPPIPPVPPPQAITSLHSSNDSGFSNEPPVQPDIDYSDDEAMRQRRKPRAERIAEADRVVQLQSSSSRGDNDNSMVKDWQQNNDSWKTIPKDEKSWQLYKSAMDLWADVNQGTPSNDGQNSSSRYQPTANGRHFERRDELENRRNTGLKDNGNHHQDYNANPRVYARNSVERTSNKVSDKYERNGGIGNRDYSSDYENQKRPMDRSSQERPNPNQRNKFNDEQITGNTAPRYIQRRTAASSSTAAVDDDYSHEKSPVLQKYGANEYTPKYENKAQKYYEDDTDGNDQSLNNSSHRGYKQVSGDDNRREEMILYSEEDKLETDSDEESSTLTIPESGRKVEHIAQKLEQTAQKYARGLSPSKFVDSGDRNVHMHHNESYVMNKEDGKISVDKDNDRGYNVDKFTSDKERNVGGTLQRYDKEKDKLDKERERNLEKQHQHNQERENDQRYFERHSSYERRDKIRSSYNNNNDNRNERNFDKNSEINRNITKVDRTASSRRYIDRPRPPFEDAPERPSDIPYRERRYSEKEDIYGETTATTMRLGRDSSYTDKERGYESNFETKLERTKIVEKHGYQKIDPRAQSPLKFDKNGQKINDQNDPNNNTLKNDKKQRQSNTLASNFIQSGRAGGMGGFDSDANSVGMMKGPKLVKRTKSFWRFRRDSDVLEGMALWQHRSLVDIPKMLKKEEKNEISANLRDRGVETDRERMTEERSRKSTPEVASTTRNSTDKDQLKSREISDREIRERERERERERERERERERIEEPKPAERIHKPEKSEIYQDDFPTPAERPKVTERSEYRMHNDERSYFVGNISRKAILENERKRSLEAKQNMVVAELKESNVVKKSERRKKTYGDDDDGLIQNFSETEASDEESTYSCIVVKDQAVAEKTLLPRTKLRKDGDRDKEKEREREREREKERERERNTCGPWYDLWGVDPSVKSKKQ from the exons TTGAAAGCCTTTTACGTCGATCTGTTAGTACCCCTGGAAacgaatttggaaaaagacACCAAAGTTGTACAG AGTGAACAGAAGAGATTCCTCCAGCAACACAAAACCCGTTCGGAAACGTACAGCAAAGCTGCAGctacgataaaaaaacaacgtaaAAAATCACGCGGGGCAAGTAAAAGCGGACTGGCGATGGACAAGGAATTAAAAAACATGCAAATActtgaagaggaaaaatcaaaactcgACGCTTTCTGCGAACAGAGTTTGAAGAAT GCGATGACCCAAGAGCGACGTAGATACGGATTTGTATTAGAACGGCAATGTTCGCTGGCAAAACATTATGCAAGTTTCCACGAGGTCGCTTTGGCGGCTCTTCATCCATCGGTAGATGAGTGGCGCGAAGTCGCGGGAACGCGTGAATATCTTCCTCAATCCGTCGAGGACATGTTCGCGTCGAGACTGAGA CAAGTGTCATTTTGGcccgaagacgaagaaaacggTGGCTCCGAGCTAACGCTCAGTTCTCAGCTTCGCAAAACTCGTAGCATGGACAGTTCGTGTTTAGAATTACGTTTGGGTCCACCGCCAGGAAATCCCCCGACGAACCATGGCGGCCCGCTGCATCACATCGCCTTGTCACGCGCCCGTTCCGAAGCTAATTTACACGCTTCAAGTCTTTCCCTTGGTCCAG AAGCTCCGGAAACACCACCGCGGCCGAGATCAATGGCACCGGCATCCCGAAACAGCGGAATCGGAGGAGGAATAAGTAACGTCGGAGGTTGGGGAGATGCACCTCTGGCACGTGCATTATTCGCCTATCTCAGCTCAGGAGAGAATCAGCTGAGTTTCTTGGAAGGGGATTTGATAGCGTTAATGG GTGACAGACAAAAAGGTTGGCAATTCGGCGAAAACTTACGCACTCAAAGTTCAGGTTGGTTCCCGTTGGCCTACACCGAGATCATAATCGACGACACGCTCGG ATCGCCGTCCCGAGCATCTAACAACGGACGTACACCGGAACCGAGGGTTGTACCGCCGTGCAAACCACCCCCTTCGCGACCGCCCGTAACACCGAGCAACGTCGACGACACTACGGCGAGCAATAGCAGCCACACACCGACGAACATGTCGAACAGCAACAGTTCGCAAAACATAATAACAACACCGACGTCTCGTCAAGCGAAATCC ATCCGTCCTTCCGGTACATTGCCGTCAGCTTTAGCCGGAGGTCGTAGAGTTCAACCACCGATACCACCTGTACCACCGCCCCAAGCAATTACTTCATTGCACAGCAGTAACGACAGCGGTTTTTCGAACGAACCACCCGTACAACCGGACATCGACTACAGCGACGACGAGGCGAtgag ACAACGTCGGAAACCCAGAGCCGAAAGAATAGCGGAAGCGGATAGGGTAGTTCAGCttcaatcgtcgtcgtcaagaGGAGATAACGATAATTCAATGGTCAAAGATTGGCAACAGAACAATGATTCTTGGAAGACAATAccgaaggatgaaaaaagttgGCAATTGTATAAGAGCGCAATGGATTTATGGGCAGATGTGAATCAAGGAACACCATCCAACGATGGTCAAAATTCATCGTCAAGATATCAACCAACGGCCAATGGACGCCATTTCGAGCGACGTGACGAATTGGAAAATCGTAGGAATACCGGATTGAAAGATAACGGGAATCATCATCAAGATTACAACGCAAATCCTCGCGTCTATGCTCGTAATTCAGTCGAAAGGACGTCTAACAAAGTGTCGGATAAATATGAGAGAAACGGTGGTATCGGTAATCGTGATTATTCCAGCGattatgaaaatcaaaaaagaccTATGGATCGTTCGTCCCAAGAACGTCCTAATCCGAATCAGCGAAACAAATTCAACGATGAACAAATAACAGGGAATACCGCACCTAGATATATCCAAAGGCGTACTGCGGCAAGTTCATCTACGGCGGCAGTCGACGATGATTACAGTCATGAAAAATCGCCAGTTTTACAGAAATATGGTGCGAACGAATACACTCCAAAGTATGAGAACAAAGCGCAAAAATATTACGAAGACGATACAGATGGTAACGATCaaagtttgaataattcaagtCACCGCGGTTACAAGCAAGTATCTGGCGATGATAATCGCAGggaagaaatgattttatacAGCGAGGAAGATAAATTGGAGACGGATTCCGACGAGGAAAGTAGTACGTTAACGATACCAGAATCTGGTAGAAAAGTTGAACACATTGCACAAAAATTGGAGCAAACGGCGCAGAAATATGCGAGGGGCTTGAGTCCGTCGAAATTCGTCGATAGCGGAGATAGAAATGTTCACATGCACCACAACGAATCCTACGTCATGAATAAAGAGGACGGTAAAATTTCGGTTGATAAGGATAACGACAGGGGATATAACGTTGACAAGTTTACATCAGATAAGGAGAGAAACGTTGGAGGTACGTTGCAAAGATATGATAAGGAAAAGGATAAACtggataaagagagagaaagaaatcttGAAAAACAGCATCAACATAATCAGGAACGAGAAAATGATCAGAGATATTTCGAGAGGCATTCGAGCTACGAAAGAAGAGATAAGATAAGGAGTAgctataataacaacaacgataatagaaatgagagaaattttgataaaaattccgaaatcaaTAGAAATATTACGAAAGTTGATAGAACAGCGTCGAGTCGTCGGTACATCGATAGACCACGTCCACCATTTGAAGACGCGCCAGAAAGACCTAGCGACATTCCGTACAGAGAGAGAAGATATTCCGAAAAAGAAGATATATACGGTGAAACAACGGCAACAACAATGAGATTGGGAAGGGATTCGTCTTACACGGACAAGGAACGTGGTTAcgaatcaaattttgaaactaAATTAGAACGCACGAAAATAGTCGAAAAACACGGTTATCAAAAAATCGATCCTAGGGCTCAAAGTCCActgaaattcgataaaaatggtcaaaaaataaacgatcaaAATGATCCGAACAACAATACGTtgaaaaacgacaaaaaacaACGTCAAAGTAATACTCTGGCTAGTAATTTTATCCAAAGTGGTAGAGCAGGTGGAATGGGTGGTTTCGATTCTGACGCAAACAGTGTGGGAATGATGAAAGGACCAAAACTAGTGAAGCGCACAAAATCTTTCTGGCGTTTCAGACGTGATTCCGATGTACTCGAAGGTATGGCGTTATGGCAGCACAGATCTCTCGTCGATATTCcgaagatgttgaaaaaagaagaaaaaaacgaaatatcgGCAAACCTAAGAGATCGTGGAGTTGAAACGGACAGAGAAAGAATGACGGAAGAAAGATCCCGGAAATCGACACCGGAAGTTGCATCAACCACTAGAAATAGTACAGACAAGGATCAACTAAAATCACGCGAAATTTCCGACAGGGAGATACGcgaaagagagcgagagagagaaagggagagagaaagagaaagagaaagagaaagaattgaGGAGCCAAAACCAGCGGAGAGAATTCACAAACcggaaaaatctgaaatatatCAAGACGATTTTCCAACGCCAGCTGAGAGGCCAAAAGTAACGGAAAGATCGGAATATCGAATGCACAACGACGAACGCTCGTATTTCGTGGGTAACATATCGCGGAAAGCGATATTAGAAAATGAACGTAAGCGTAGTCTTGAGGCAAAACAAAATATGGTTGTAGCAGAACTGAAAGAATCAAACGTTGttaaaaaaagtgaacgaagaaagaaaacttacggtgatgacgatgacggcCTCATACAAAACTTTTCCGAAACCGAAGCATCCGATGAAGAATCCACGTACAGTTGCATTGTCGTCAAAGATCAAGCTGTTGCTGAAAAAACTCTGCTACCAAGAACTAAATTACGCAAAGACGGTGACagggataaagaaaaagaaagggaacgagaacgagagagagaaaaagaaagagaaagggaacGAAATACATGCGGTCCATGGTACGATCTCTGGGGTGTTGATCCATCggtaaaatcgaagaaacaGTGA